TCCACCATTCCTAGGCTTACAGCTCGACCCAGGCAGGTGGAGGACAAACTGCTGAGAATGATTCACTAATTACAAGTACCGTTTTTTTTAACAGGTGACCCACAGGCTGCAGGTCAGAGTGGACAGGCAGATTACTCCAAGGCCTGGGAGGAATATTACAAGAAAATGGGTATATGATCGTAGCTTCAGTGTACACCTATTAACACAAGCCAGTCTAAACAGCCACAGGGCTTCATTCGGCTTCTTTTTCAGGTCTGGGTATTTGTCAGTACTGCTGGCCTGCTGTGGAGCTTTTTCACTGTGCATCCACTTGCTTTGACATTTGACGCCTGTGCTGTTTAGACTGCAACACTTGACTGTCTACAGGACTGAGCTGTCGACACAGAACCACCTTTTATGAGCTTAGAGTAGCTTATTTTCCAGACTATCTTAGGGTTTTATCAACACTGATGGCAGAGTTTTCCACGTGCCACGACTGTGTTACTGCTACTGAATGTGTGTAGAGTTAAATGATGCCATGTAGGGTCAACGTTGTGAATCTGTTTCTGATTTCATCTAACGCTCGGATGCATTGACACTTTTTTCCCTTGTCTTTGCAGGTCAACAGAGTCAACAACCTCAGGACTACACGAAAGCCTGGGAGGAGTATTACAAGAAACAAGGTTGGTACTCTTGAAATCAGACTTTATGAGGAGATCGTACTTATTTCAATGAACATCTTACTCCCCACTGAGGCCTTTTTTTTAGTTCCCTTCCTGATAAAGAACACCATCCATAAAATGGATGATGCACAGTGTTGTGGTGGTGTTCCTGTGTAGCTCTGAGGTGAATGTTTTTAGTGTTGAAGGGCAGCTGCGCTCCTCTAGCAGCCTTCTGTGGTGGAGCAGCTGCTCCCCCAGCTGCCCGACACAAAGGCAGAAGGTTTCTGACCCGACACCCAGAGAAAGTGGTGCTGGGTTCGTTCCCCTTCTCACAAACTCTGGATTTAGAAACGGCTCTTGAAACGCTGTTGTTATTGCTTCATATGTTGGGATGCGTACATGTAAAGATCTTACTTAcagtgaaaagagaaacagcttTTCACTTCCTGGTTAACTGGTCACACTATACGACTTTAATGCATTTAAATATGGATGTAATAACCTGAAGCGACTGGTCATGCTGATGGGTTCTCTGTTTTACCCTCCAGGTCAAGCGGCCCCTCAGGCCACAGCGGCGGCCGCAGCCTCCCAGCCCGGAGGCCAGCCAGACTACAGCGCCGCCTGGGCGGAGTACTACCGCCAGCAGGCCGCTTACTACGGCACAGCCAACCCCCAGACGATGGGTGCAGCACCACAAGCCCCTCAGGTACACCCCCGATTAGAATCTGCCCTCCACATCCACTGAATACTCAATTCTTCTGTGCTCTAACCGCCTTCAGTCCTCAGGGTTTACAGGGTTCCAgtgactgcagcagcttcacaaaCTTAACCAAAACACTTTCCTCCACGCAGGTTTTAAACTTTAATTTTGGGAAGCTGAGTCCACTGTTTCTGCTGTTAACATGCAATGTATCttctatgtattttttttgCACAGGGCCAGTAATGTGAAGTGGACATAAAGTAAATGCTACATTGTCGAAACAAAATCCTTTGTTAAATGTTTGGATGCAGACGCCTTGATGAAGATCTTAAATTTCCTTGgtttcaaagtgtttcacaTAGATGGCAGATTACCCGGCGAACAcgtcctctttcttttttttttttttgttttcctttttcttgtaaatgctttatttttagTGAGGTAATTATACATATGGTCATTCCAGCCCTGTATCTACATTAAATGTGGTTAGAAGTCATGTTTATTAAACTGTAGACATTACCATGTAAATCATCTCAGTTTTAAAATGCTATtgcctgttgtgtttttgcaataaaacaaactgaaacctcCTGTGTTGGTAAGTTGGGGTGGTTTTAAACCAAAAGGGTTGAGATggatttctgtatgtttttgttttacggaaagggggggggggggggttgaaatGCGAGGCCATGTGTGGGTTTAATTGTCCAAAAAAAGTTGACTCAAAAGTTGtgctgtcctgtctctctccaacTGTCTATAAGGCTCTTAAATACATTATGTGCGTGCAGCGATCCTGAGCGGTTCAGACCAACAAACGTCCTTGTTGATAGACTTTTTTTTGACACTTCTGTTTCCTGACTTTAGCCGTAGACGGATGTTTGTCCTCAGAAAGTTGACAGATATCTCCTGTACCGTAACTCATGCATTAACTGCGTTGCTGTAGCGCTCTTTTGTTTGaaattgtgctgacattgttgaGGTAGTATGCACTGTATTTTCCCTTGATagacacttcctcctccacaggcaAGTTTAGAAAGGCGGTAAGCAAGTATCTTTCTTAACATGTTCCCCAGAAAACGTGGTTGCAAGAAATGTTGCATATTTTTAGTGTTACATATATCTATTTTTTTGTGCTGTTCTTCTTCCAGGACAGTCAGGTAAAATTGCCACTGTATCCAAAAATGCATTGAAACGTTTGTCTTGCCCATTTGAAATTGCGAACTGCCTCAAATGtgtaaatttgtttttttaaaatgtttttttaatataaaaacattgcaaaaatccTTTTTGCTGTGCCCATTCTGTTAGTGTTTATCCAAGATAAGAACGTAGATGTTGTAGGGTCGGGGGTGGCTAAGCAGTCTTCATCCATCAGTTGAGCCCTCCTATACTGTAAGTACAAACCTGTGACTGACTTTGAGAGATAcccgccttttttttttgatgctttATGAACTGCAAAACATGTAGTATTTTTGTCAAATATTGCCATTTTCCCCTTGTCTCTGGGTAAGTATGAAATGTTGTGAGGAGAGGAATAGTCCTGTAGCCACATGTTTGAGACTCATTTCCCGTTCACACCTTGAATCTCTGTAGATGGTGCAGGTAGCATTTCAGTGCCAGTTGGATTTCTGAACTGAGGCTTTGAATGTCAGCACTCTGTTACACTGTCGGCAGGAACTGTTTGTCCATGTGGTTTTTTGCGTTTTGAACTCCTGACCTGCTAAGTGCCATTGTCTAGTTGAGACTGTTATGTTTTTCAATGCCATTTATTGCAACATATTGCTTAGAAAAACAAAGTCATACTGCATAACTCCAGTGTAGCATGCTTAGGTTTCTGCTATTACTTTAATGTCCTATATGAGCATGTGGAATGCTAGTAGTGGAAGTGCTTCTGACTAGTTCAGTATTGACATATTTCTGAATGAGCACTCTTGTGAAAGGCTGTTAATTTTAAgatatatatacaaaaaaaaaaaatctttgactGCATTGTTCACTGATGGCAAACAGTGCAATATATCTGATCTTTGCAGTGTCGTCCCAGACCTTGCACCTTAGGTTCTGCTGCAATAACACAGGTAAGCGAAACCTAAGGAAACCAGTGTTTTTGTCCAGTGACATGACCAATATCCATGCAAAGAAATGCTTACCTGTGTCTTTAACTTGCCTCAATGCATTCATGCCCAATCGTAAAGAAAAGTATGAACAGGCCTTTAAGATGATCTGTCTTGAATGAACTGCATGACTATGAGCTGTGTGATCTGTTCCATGAAGTTTGACTCTATTCAGAACCAGTTGTTGCATAGGCTCACTGAGGAAATGCTGTCATTGTCGTATGTGATTTAATATTTGATGCTAGTCTTATCTTTGCACCCCGGTAAGTCTTTGAGTGATCGTACAGCGATGCTTTAGTCACCTTTGGTACTTTAATCTGCATGCCATGCAAACCTGTTGACAGAAGTTAGCAATGTGCCCAACTGTTaggtcaaaaaaagaaaaaaacaaacggTGAAATacatgattattttttttttcttgcaaattTCTCTGTCGTGGTGTGAATCTGCCCTGAAGTGCAGTGCAAATCTCCTATTGAAATGCTGCTGCCTTCACTTCTCACTCACAGTGTTGGAGGATGCTGCAAGCTTAGGTCATAGAAATCAGGCCCTGTCGTAGTTTGTCCCCAAAAGGAGGAATCCTTTGAGTCAATCCCACTGCTGAACGTAGACCGTTCAAGAGCTCCAGTAATAAGGTAAAACAGCAACGCAATGAAATTCAATTTCTGTGATTGCAAAGTGTTGGtcagatacatgtttttcaGCTGGGACTGCCTGTTTCTGTAACCCATGATGCCATAGTGTATTTAGAGTTGTCTGATGGTTGTTTATCGCTTCAATGCCTTCATCAGTAACCTTTAGTCAGTAGGAATGTGCTTTAGAAAGTTGGATGAGGACAGGAACTAACATTCTCTCAATGACGTATGCACTTCTATTGGCAGTAAATTTGGGGTTTTCAGTGTAAAATCACTTTTCTGTGCAGTTAAAGGGTTGAGTTTGTTTGAGACTGTTGGCTCTGTACACGTGAGATGCTCGGTGTTTCAACACAGAGTTCGTGGGGGTGTAGAAGACAAAACAAGGAGCATGCCTTAGAGGTAAAAGGTttcatgtgctgtgtgtattaTCAAATCTATTGGACTTTGTTTTCTGAATCAACTGTACTGACTTTTGAAATGTTGCCATGTTCATTAATAAAGTTGTAACAAACTGGACTAATTACTGGAGTTTTATTATCGGTTTGTAGAGAAAACTTCcaaatatacaaaatacacaaaagaccCTGAGCCTGCCCACCCAAACTATGATTCAGAGGCCAGAACATATCAAGTGTATGGTAATAGTGTTATTTTGGTATGCATGTATAGTGTCCTGTCGACAGGAGCTAAAGGATGGAGGTAGTTGTAGGTAGTTGGCGCAAGTGTGGGCTTTTCAATACAATGCCCTCattagaccccccccccccacccccaattAATCCACCAAGCACGAGAGCCAGCTGAACTTGATCTTCACATGAAAGAACAACAGATTCTCATcggtctttattttttttacttataCAGAGAAATGAGGTGAAatcacaaatgtcacattttcttcCCTGTGTTGCCAAAATAAAGTCCACCTTAAAGTCTGTTTAAAACAATACTTTCATGGCCACATGTGCAATGAAACATTTTGATCCATCATTTCTTCTGTTCATACTGGCCTGAAAAGACTAGGTCTAATGGAAGTGATGGGGGACGAAGTCCTTCGTCTCATCTGCTAAAAACATGTAAACCTTAGAGTTATGCAAATCAAGTGAGGATCTTCCATCACTGCAGTTcagcaaaaatgaatttattaTTCAGTAATCTGAAtaatttcctgtttgtctgaaggCCTTTTTACACAGAGGACTGGAGTTTGTCCCCCATCACTGATACTGTCCAGCTACATAAGGACATGTGGGCGTTGCTTTTAAGGTGGATCTCAAAATGAAACTCCTTTAAGAGCAACATCCTGCAAAAAGGGCAACTGACGCCATCCGTCATCGTAGATGGCGACGTAGCATTTTGAGATGACCACCTCTTCTGCGGGTTTAGTCCACATGGCAGTGAAGGATCAGCACTGCAGTGTTCTTCAAACCTCACagataatgaaaaacacaaggaCTTCTCAGGCTGACATCCAGCAGCGAACACAAGGCTCGAATGTGTGCGCTGGCAGTAAGGCTTCTTGTGTGTTTGCCCATCGTGAAAAACTGAGTGGCACAAGTTAAACAGCTGTGGGATCATGCAGCGAGGTGTTGAATCTGTATCAGCTTTGAGGGCCGCGTGTGCTGAACTCCATTTAAAATAATGCATCAAGGTTTATGAGtccaaaagctgaaaacaacTTTCCCTTTAAAATCACAAAACCACTCATTTTACATTTCTCCGTCCCTTTGATCAGATATTTCTTTGGGCAACATGTGCttgtcacaaaaacacaaagtacattAATGGTTTTGCATTGCTGATGTTCAACAGGATGTGGAAATACATCGAATAAATCTATCTGATAAAGTCTATTACACAACATTGGTATTCATACTACTGTATGTTTGAAGCTGATCACAAATCCACTGGTGCTTAAAGGTAAACCTacttctaaaaaataaatcctgCATCATTTCACTGTATAGcaaaataaatactgtaaaatagCTTCTTTTCTTCACACCAACTGCTCTGAACAGCAATAAATATGCCTCAATTTACACAGCAGAACATCGACTGCAAGAGAATTCATACCAGTCTCACAGCAAGTTGAAATGACAGATATTATTGCTATGATGTTTTCAAAGGAACGTGCGCTGGTGTGGCGCAgtgaaagggggggggggtggaggtaATGGTTAATGTGAAGGCAGACAGCTGGTGTAGTTCACATGGATCCCCGGACACACGGCGATGAGAGCAGGCGGCGGGATGAGGTGAGTGAAATAGCGTTTCGAGTTAAAGTCTTTCTTAAAGTCTTGGGTTAATGCTGGTGGAGCACCTCGGCGGCCTGATGGTCACTGCAAACGCCAGATAACCGCAACACGGAGTCCAGCCGCGGACCTTTGTTTTATGTCATCCCCGTCCGCCcccacacttcctgtctgcctctgagctgtcaaactgtccaaTGAATGCCCCGAAATCAAACTGGGTCTGGAGGTGGACGCATTAGGATAAGAAGGAGGATCAGCTGAATCTGACCCCGAGCGTTTCCACCGTCCTCTGTTCACTGAGCTCACAGTATCTGAGCTCTGTCCAACATGCCTGCAGAGCTCCAAACCAGGAGGACCAGGTCTGTCTAACACCATCGATCCAGTACGTACGagtttcatttagttttataCGTTTCATTTTATGTATTTGCAGTTTGGGAAACTCTTAACGATTTGATAAAGATGGACGAGTGAGTGCGAAGGCCGTGTTCGGCTCAGTAATCCTAAAATGTGTTCAGAATTCATCAAGTAGGTGAAAAGTATTAAATATCAACAGAGTGTCTTTGAGGGGGAGGCACCCGAATCTGGACCCTGTTATGATGAGCAGTGACATTTCTGGTTATTTCGCTCCTTTGACATCATGAACATGTCTACAGGGCACAGAAATGTGTTACTTTCATTAAATATACACGGATTGATAAAACGACAGCCTTTCTGAGAGATAAGTTCACAATATTCGGCATTGATTGATcgatttgttttgtgttttctgccgTCTAATTAAGGTGAACCACTCAGGTCTTTGTAGAGTCCTGTGCTGGGTTGGACTGGTACATGTGAACGTCCATGTGAATTACTGGCCCTTAATTTTGAAATTATTTGTCCTTGAATCATATTGAAGTCATATTGAACTGTCTTAGAAAAGAGTGACAACCCTGGTTTAAGCAGTTTGTGCACCAGATGGGATGAAGATCGGCTCACTTCAGACCTCCTGTACCTACTGAGAGTTCTTTGGTCCGACAGTTTGCGTGAACTCACCCTCGAATAAACGCTGAGACTTCCTGTGTGTAGTGTTCGATGATGCCGGGTCTGTTTGGAGATCAGCTCCGTCCTCACTGCACCTGTGCCTCCAGCAGGGCGCCGGCCACCAGCTGAACCTGCGGGGGATTGCAGCCGCTGCCGTGCCGCAGGGAGTCGGCTCCCAGGTAGGCCAGCAGCAGTTCAGAGCGCCggtgcagcaggtggagcaTGTCCTCCGCGAGACTCTCCACAGAGGAGTAACGCACTTTGTCCAGGTCAAAAATGTCCTTGAGGAAGTGCAGCACCTGATCCTGAAGGAGGGACAAGGTTTCAGGACAGGAAAACTCCACTGAGGCAGCTCAGGCAGGTACTtcacatgcacaaaacacacactttgattcgtttagtttttcttttggaGCGTGCTCGTTTGGTTTTTATGTTCAAAAGATAATTATtatgttttgtgtcagtgttatTTCTGGTGCTGAGACTGACcttgaagaagcagcagaagtcATGCAGGGAGCTCTGGGGCCCCAGGAAACCCCAGGCGAGAACGGGGCTGATCTGCTCGCACACAGCGTAGAAATGTGCGATGAAGCCGTCGGGCAcctgagacacagagcagaggttACTGAAGTGATGAATACACGGAGCAGGTATTTGGTTTGATCACAGGCCTGCCGTCAGAGACATTCTGAGGGTTGGACTCGTACCTTCATGTGCTGTCTCTTCTGCTTCATCACTGACCAACAGCTTGATGCCACCGCctgtcaaacacatgcagattaATCATCTGTGAAAAGCCCAAATGGTCAAGACTTAAATGCACCAACCTAAACACAAAAATCACCTCAAAGGAAACAGTCTGTGCCTCCATATTCTTCATTTAACCCTTTGATTCGTCTTTTTCTATTTGCCATCTTCAAACCAACATCTACATTTTagcttcagctgcagtgacacactGAAGAAACTTTACTCACGGTCTCCTTGAAGGAGCTGTTGAGCCAGCGGTTGTTGATCACGTTCTGGATGGAGATGGGTGGATTCTCCAGGTCCTCGAAGGAGTCCATCAGGATGAAGTCCAGCACGATATCATAGAAGTTCAGGTGCTTCACCTGGTGAGGACGAGTGTAAGACGttagaggagaaagaggaggacgaCATGGTGGAGCAGTTTTATGCTCTGGTGCGTTCCAGTCTTACCCCTCGTGTTGCCAGCTCCACCTCCGTGTTTTCCCAGTGCTCGGTGTGCTCCAGGAAGGAAATCATCTCCTCAAACACTTCCTCGAATCTGTTCGGGTTCTGACAACCGAATGATAACTGTTAGGAAGGCAAACACTCACTGCAGATGTGTCATCTTATCGTTCACTAGCGGTGGCTTCAGTTTTACCTTCTGTCCTTTCACAATGATGGACGACAGTACTTTCTTTCCCGTGTCGGCCAGAAACGTCCTCGTTGTTCTCTCGCGCAAAATGAGCTGGAGAAAAcataacatttcattcaaacgGGCAAAAATATTGACCCTTCAAATTCAAATCCCCTGCTCTGTTCAATCCAGTTATTACATTAATTCCCATCCATTTCGGTCATTATGATATGTTTTAAAGCATAAGCTTATCCTGCACCTGACATGCCTGTCGCACACAGTGCAGCTTGGCCAGGAAATCCAGGTCCCCAAGACACTCCAGCATCTCTGTCCTGAGAACGAAAGTCAAGAACaagagcagattaaaatgttggcagaaaacaaaaaggctGGAGTTGGTTCTCTGTCTTTCATGCGTGTTACGCTAATTAGCGTAAGTACCGCAGCACCCTGCAGGAGATCTTGCCGTCCTCGGCCATCTGCAGCGCCTCCTCGTAGAAAGGGTGATGACCCAGAGCGAAGACgctcctcagctctctgtgctctgacagctgacacagacagacagcagaggttaTTATCGGCTAAATGATGACCAGTGTCTCtccagcagaaaagaaaagtcatGCTCTGTATTCTTAACGCAGTGTGTCCTCTGAGTCCTCCTGTGATTCTTGAacattcatgcaaaaacaaagcttttgcACTGTGTGCCGTGCTTTTACTGTCATTAGTTATGAACTGTGCCCTTTGGATCAGCATGAGCAGTGAGGAGCAGCTCTCCATGTTGTTTGGTGTGAGTGGAGGCTCcagtgaggagctgcagagtaACAGCGAGCTGTATGTGGTACACTGAAGAATGTTGAGGGTCTATTTATAGTGTCTCACTAAGTATGAGTGACCCAGTTTGACTGCTACGAGCTCTGTCTGACAGTTACTGCTCTGCACACGTTGAACAGGTTGGAGGGGAAAAATTCCCCTCATTTAAAAGCTTTTATGAACGTTAGAAGAAGAATCGACTGAACTGAAGGTGTAGGCTCAAAGAGGTTTAGCAGCTTAACAGCTATTTACTTCAAATGATGTGTGCTGCACACGTTAAACCCGTCCTGGTCGAGACACACGGCAGCTTGAGCTGAGATCAAACATTCTGCCTTCATTTCAAGGAATGTAACCTGTAGCTCCAGTAAACAACCAGTTTATTTTTGAACTATGTGGGTCAAGTGCACCAGTAGCGCCGTACACACAGCTCGAGCCCCCCCACTGACTTAATGAGTAAAGGATAAGGATAAGCTAAGCACTGATAAACACCAGGACTTACAGGCAGGTCAGGGCTATTTGAATCAAACTCCTGCTGTGAGCTGGTTGTAGATTTGAAGCTCAGACAATCTGAGATTTAGACGTTTGCTTGTTTCTCCTCTACTGCCACCTGAAGGATTACACAGCATCTTACTCGTGACAGCTGGTCAAGTCACCGAATGGCTGGAAAGAAAATCAACTCCCAGCTATTGTTTCAgtcatatttttaaaacaaagatGTTGAGCTTTTGCTGGTTGTAGCTTCTTAAATggaaggatttgctgcttttctttgtcatttgtgagagtaaatgaagagtctttgggttttgagcTGTTTGTTGGACTAAAGAAGCACtctgaagacgtcactttgggctctgggagaTTATGATGAGCAtttataacttttttttt
The Chaetodon auriga isolate fChaAug3 chromosome 12, fChaAug3.hap1, whole genome shotgun sequence genome window above contains:
- the miga1 gene encoding mitoguardin 1 — encoded protein: MTHETLRSSQLSLKAAALRMVDLPLSVCGSLAQVSVSTGTKKLVAATAFSAISLLFLARRFQRRKGRKKTHSPQWEQAGFEFLSPASAENDNTSQNITLSLNSKNGYSSGLVLTTGDYRKLSGSLLSLASVKSMNSSSSSTCANESTCWDRGGEADICSVVNLPVTTPENLYLMGMDLFEEALRRWEEALTFRSRQREDDASCASVKTGAGDAIAEQSMEDVISAEFIHRLKSLLQRAYSLQEEFEGVLCMSEPSSHSTSQDKMADILAREELDDACLRDSISIASTDSFVSAAELSEHRELRSVFALGHHPFYEEALQMAEDGKISCRVLRTEMLECLGDLDFLAKLHCVRQACQLILRERTTRTFLADTGKKVLSSIIVKGQKNPNRFEEVFEEMISFLEHTEHWENTEVELATRGVKHLNFYDIVLDFILMDSFEDLENPPISIQNVINNRWLNSSFKETAVASSCWSVMKQKRQHMKVPDGFIAHFYAVCEQISPVLAWGFLGPQSSLHDFCCFFKDQVLHFLKDIFDLDKVRYSSVESLAEDMLHLLHRRSELLLAYLGADSLRHGSGCNPPQVQLVAGALLEAQVQ